One genomic segment of Rhinopithecus roxellana isolate Shanxi Qingling chromosome 6, ASM756505v1, whole genome shotgun sequence includes these proteins:
- the EPHA1 gene encoding ephrin type-A receptor 1, whose amino-acid sequence MERRWSLRLGLVLLLCTPLPPGARTKEVTLMDTSKAQGELGWLLDPPKDGWSERQQILNGTPLYMYQDCPVQGRRDTDHWLRSNWIYRGEEASRVHVELQFTLRDCKSFPGGAGPLGCKETFNLLYMESDQDVGIQLRRPLFQKVTTVAADQSFTIRDLASGSMKLNVERCSLGHLTRRGLYLAFHNPGACVALVSVRVFYQRCPETLNGLAQFPDTLPGPAGLVEVAGTCLPHAQASPRPSGAPRMHCSPDGEWLVPVGRCHCEPGYEEGGSGKGCVACPSGSYRTNMDTPHCLTCPQHSTAESEGATICTCESGHYRAPGEGPQVACTRPPSAPQNLSSSASGTQLSLRWEPPADMGGRQDVRYSVRCSQCQGTAQDGGPCQPCGVGVHFSPGARGLITSAVHVSGLEPYANYTFNVEAQNGVSGLGSSGHASTSVSISMGHAESLSGLSLRLVKKEPRQLELTWAGSRPRSPGGNLSYELHVLNQDEERYQMVLEPRVLLTELQPDTTYIVRVRMLTPLGPGPFSPDHEFRTSPPVSRGLSGGEIVAVIFGLLLGAALLLGILVFRSRRAQQQRQQRHRDHATDVDREDKLWLKPYVDLQAYEDPAQGALDFTRELDPAWLMVDTVIGEGEFGEVYRGTLRLPSQDCKTVAIKTLKDTSPGGQWWNFLREATIMGQFSHPHILHLEGVVTKRKPIMIITEFMENGALDAFLREQEDQLVPGQLVAMLQGIASGMNYLSNHNYVHRDLAARNILVNQDLCCKVSDFGLTRLLDDFDGTYETQGGKIPIRWTAPEAIAHRIFTTASDVWSFGIVMWEVLSFGDKPYGEMSNQEVMKSIEDGYRLPPPVDCPAPLYELMKNCWAYDRARRPHFQKLQAHLEQMHANPHSLRTIANFDPRTLPESSLPIPLRCTVAQSWDASSSP is encoded by the exons TGGAGTGAACGGCAACAGATACTGAATGGGACACCCCTGTACATGTACCAGGACTGCCCAGTGCAAGGACGCAGAGACACTGACCACTGGCTTCGCTCCAACTGGATCTACCGTGGGGAGGAGGCTTCCCGGGTCCACGTGGAGCTGCAGTTCACCTTGCGGGACTGCAAGAGTTTCCCTGGGGGAGCCGGGCCTCTGGGCTGCAAGGAGACCTTCAACCTTCTGTACATGGAGAGTGACCAGGATGTGGGCATTCAGCTCCGACGGCCCTTGTTCCAGAAG GTAACCACAGTGGCTGCAGACCAGAGCTTCACCATTCGAGACCTCGCATCTGGCTCCATGAAGCTGAATGTGGAGCGCTGCTCCCTGGGCCACCTGACCCGCCGTGGCCTCTACCTCGCTTTCCACAACCCAGGTGCCTGTGTGGCCCTGGTGTCTGTCCGGGTCTTCTACCAGCGCTGTCCTGAGACCCTGAATGGCTTGGCCCAGTTCCCTGACACTCTGCCTGGCCCCGCTGGGTTGGTGGAAGTGGCAGGGACCTGCTTGCCCCACGCGCAGGCCAGCCCCAGGCCCTCAGGTGCACCCCGAATGCACTGCAGCCCTGATGGcgagtggctggtgcctgtaggaCGGTGCCACTGTGAGCCTGGCTATGAGGAAGGTGGCAGTGGCAAGGGATGTGTTG CCTGCCCTAGCGGCTCCTACCGGACGAACATGGACACACCCCATTGTCTCACGtgcccccagcacagcacagctgagTCTGAGGGGGCCACCATCTGTACCTGTGAGAGCGGCCATTACAGAGCTCCCGGGGAGGGCCCCCAGGTGGCATGCACAC GTCCGCCCTCGGCCCCCCAAAACCTGAGCTCCTCGGCATCAGGGACTCAACTCTCCCTGCGCTGGGAACCCCCAGCAGATATGGGGGGACGCCAGGATGTCAGATACAGTGTGAGGTGTTCCCAGTGTCAGGGCACAGCACAGGACGGGGGGCCCTGCCAGCCCTGTGGGGTAGGCGTGCACTTCTCGCCAGGGGCCCGGGGGCTCATCACATCTGCAGTGCATGTCAGTGGCCTTGAACCTTACGCCAACTACACCTTTAACGTGGAAGCCCAAAATGGAGTGTCAGGGCTGGGCAGCTCTGGCCATGCCAGCACCTCAGTCAGCATCAGCATGGGGCATGCAG AGTCACTGTCGGGCCTGTCTCTGAGACTGGTGAAGAAAGAACCGAGGCAACTAGAGCTGACCTGGGCGGGATCCCGGCCCCGAAGCCCTGGGGGGAACCTGAGCTATGAGCTGCACGTGCTGAACCAG GATGAAGAACGGTACCAAATGGTTCTAGAACCCAGGGTCTTGCTGACAGAGCTGCAGCCCGACACCACATACATCGTCAGAGTCCGAATGCTGACCCCACTGGGTCCTGGCCCTTTCTCCCCTGATCATGAATTTCGGACCAGCCCACCAG TGTCCAGGGGCCTGTCTGGAGGAGAGATCGTAGCTGTCATCTTTGGGCTGCTGCTTGGTGCAGCCTTGCTGCTGGGGATTCTCGTTTTCCGGTCCAG GAGAGCCCAGCAGCAGAGGCAGCAGAGGCACCGTGACCACGCCACTGATGTGGATCGAG AGGACAAGCTGTGGCTGAAGCCCTATGTGGACCTCCAGGCATACGAGGACCCTGCACAGGGAGCCTTGGACTTTACCCGGGAGCTCGATCCAGCATGGCTGATGGTGGACACTGTCATAGGAGAAG GAGAGTTTGGGGAAGTCTATCGAGGAACCCTGAGGCTCCCCAGCCAGGACTGCAAGACTGTGGCCATTAAGACCTTAAAAGACACATCCCCAGGTGGCCAGTGGTGGAACTTCCTTCGAGAGGCAACTATCATGGGCCAGTTTAGCCACCCGCACATTCTACATCTGGAAGGCGTCGTCACAAAGA GAAAGCCGATCATGATCATCACAGAATTTATGGAGAATGGAGCCCTGGATGCTTTCCtgagg GAGCAGGAGGACCAGCTGGTCCCTGGGCAGCTAGTGGCCATGCTGCAGGGCATAGCATCTGGCATGAACTACCTCAGTAATCACAATTATGTCCACCGGGACCTGGCTGCCAGGAACATCTTGGTAAATCAAGACCTGTGCTGCAAGGTGTCTGACTTTGGCCTGACTCGCCTCCTGGATGACTTTGATGGCACATATGAAACTCAG GGAGGAAAGATCCCTATCCGTTGGACAGCCCCTGAAGCCATTGCCCATAGGATCTTCACCACGGCCAGCGATGTGTGGAGCTTTGGGATTGTGATGTGGGAGGTGCTGAGCTTTGGGGACAAGCCTTATGGGGAGATGAGCAATCAGGAG GTTATGAAGAGCATTGAGGATGGGTACCGGTTGCCCCCTCCTGTGGACTGCCCTGCCCCTCTGTATGAGCTCATGAAGAACTGCTGGGCATATGACCGTGCCCGCCGGCCACACTTCCAGAAGCTTCAGGCACATCTGGAGCAAATGCATGCCAACCCCCACTCCCTGCGGACCATTGCCAACTTTGACCCCAG GACACTCCCGGAGTCATCCTTGCCAATCCCACTGCGTTGTACTGTGGCCCAGTCTTGGGATGCATCCTCTTCCCCATAG
- the ZYX gene encoding zyxin isoform X4 — MAAPRPSPAISVSVSAPAFYAPQKKFGPVVAPKPKVNPFRPGDSEPPPAPGAQRAQMGRVGEIPPPPPEDFPLPPPPLAGDGDDAEGALGGAFPPPPPPIEESFPPAPLEEEIFPSPPPPLEEEGGPEAPIPSPPQVSSGYVPPPVATPFISKSSTKPAAGGTAPLPPWKAPSSSQPLPQVPAPAQSQTQFHVQPQPKPQVQLHVQSQPQPVSLANTQPRGPPASSPAPAPKFSPVTPKFTPVASKFSPGAPGGSGSQPNQKLGHPEALSASTGSPQPPSFTYAQQREKPRVQEKQHPVPPPAQNQNQVRSPGAPGPLTLKEVEELEQLTQQLMQDMEHPQRQNVAVNELCGRCHQPLARAQPAVRALGQLFHIACFTCHQCVQQLQGQQFYSLEGAPYCEGCYTDTLEKCNTCGEPITDRMLRATGKAYHPHCFTCVVCARPLEGTSFIVDQANRPHCVPDYHKQYAPRCSVCSEPIMPEPGRDETVRVVALDKNFHMKCYKCEDCGKPLSIEADDNGCFPLDGHVLCRKCHTARAQS; from the exons atGGCGGCCCCCCGCCCGTCTCCCGCGATCTCCGTTTCGGTCTCGGCTCCGGCTTTTTACGCCCCGCAGAAGAAGTTCGGCCCTGTGGTGGCCCCAAAGCCCAAAGTGAATCCCTTCCGGCCCGGGGACAGCGAGCCTCCCCCGGCACCCGGGGCCCAGCGCGCACAGATGGGCCGGGTGGGCGAGATTCCCCCGCCGCCCCCGGAAG ACTttcccctgcctccacctcccctggCTGGGGATGGCGACGATGCGGAAGGTGCTCTGGGAGGTGCCTTCCCGCCGCCCCCTCCCCCGATCGAGGAATCATTTCCCCCTGCGCCTCTGGAGGAGGAGATCTTCCCTTCCCCGCCGCCTCctctggaggaggagggagggcctGAGGCCCCCATACCGTCCCCACCGCAG GTATCATCTGGATATGTACCCCCACCAGTGGCCACTCCATTCATTTCTAAGTCCAGTACTAAGCCTGCAGCTGGGGGCACAGCACCCCTGCCTCCTTGGAAGGCCCCTTCCAGCTCCCAGCCTCTGCCCCAGGTTCCGGCTCCAGCTCAGAGCCAGACACAGTTCCATGTTCAGCCCCAGCCCAAGCCTCAGGTCCAACTCCATGTCcagtcccagccccagcctgTGTCTTTGGCTAACACTCAGCCCCGAGGTCCCCCGGCCTCATCTCCGGCTCCAGCCCCTAAGTTTTCTCCAGTGACTCCTAAGTTTACTCCTGTGGCTTCCAAGTTCAGTCCTGGAGCCCCAGGTGGATCTGGGTCACAGCCAAATCAAAAATTGGGGCATCCCGAAGCTCTTTCCGCTAGCACAGGctcccctcaacctcccagcttCACCTATGCTCAGCAGAGGGAGAAGCCCCGAGTGCAGGAGAAGCAGCACCCCGTGCCCCCACCGGCTCAGAACCAAAACCAG gtgcgctCCCCTGGGGCCCCAGGGCCCCTGACTCTGAAGGAGGTGGAGGAGTTGGAGCAGCTGACCCAGCAGCTAATGCAGGACATGGAGCATCCTCAGAGGCAGAACGTGGCCGTCAACG AACTCTGCGGTCGATGCCATCAACCCCTGGCCCGGGCGCAGCCGGCCGTCCGCGCTCTGGGGCAGCTGTTCCACATCGCCTGCTTCACCTGCCACCAGTGCGTGCAGCAGCTCCAGGGCCAGCAGTTCTACAGCCTGGAGGGGGCGCCGTACTGCGAGGGCTGCTACACT GACACCCTGGAGAAGTGCAACACCTGCGGGGAGCCCATCACTGACCGCATGCTGAGGGCCACGGGCAAGGCCTATCACCCGCACTGCTTCACCTGCGTGGTCTGTGCCCGCCCCCTGGAGGGCACCTCCTTCATTGTGGACCAGGCCAACCGGCCCCACTGTGTCCCCGACTACCACAA GCAGTACGCCCCGAGGTGCTCCGTCTGCTCTGAGCCAATCATGCCTGAGCCTGGCCGAGATGAGACTGTGCGAGTGGTTGCCCTGGACAAGAACTTCCACATGAAGTGTTACAAGTGTGAG GACTGCGGGAAGCCCCTGTCGATTGAGGCAGATGACAATGGCTGCTTCCCCCTGGACGGTCACGTGCTCTGTCGGAAGTGCCACACTGCTAGAGCCCAGAGCTGA
- the ZYX gene encoding zyxin isoform X3 — translation MAAPRPSPAISVSVSAPAFYAPQKKFGPVVAPKPKVNPFRPGDSEPPPAPGAQRAQMGRVGEIPPPPPEDFPLPPPPLAGDGDDAEGALGGAFPPPPPPIEESFPPAPLEEEIFPSPPPPLEEEGGPEAPIPSPPQPREKVSSIDLEIDSLSSLLDDMTKNDPFKARVSSGYVPPPVATPFISKSSTKPAAGGTAPLPPWKAPSSSQPLPQVPAPAQSQTQFHVQPQPKPQVQLHVQSQPQPVSLANTQPRGPPASSPAPAPKFSPVTPKFTPVASKFSPGAPGGSGSQPNQKLGHPEALSASTGSPQPPSFTYAQQREKPRVQEKQHPVPPPAQNQNQVRSPGAPGPLTLKEVEELEQLTQQLMQDMEHPQRQNVAVNELCGRCHQPLARAQPAVRALGQLFHIACFTCHQCVQQLQGQQFYSLEGAPYCEGCYTDTLEKCNTCGEPITDRMLRATGKAYHPHCFTCVVCARPLEGTSFIVDQANRPHCVPDYHKQYAPRCSVCSEPIMPEPGRDETVRVVALDKNFHMKCYKCEDCGKPLSIEADDNGCFPLDGHVLCRKCHTARAQS, via the exons atGGCGGCCCCCCGCCCGTCTCCCGCGATCTCCGTTTCGGTCTCGGCTCCGGCTTTTTACGCCCCGCAGAAGAAGTTCGGCCCTGTGGTGGCCCCAAAGCCCAAAGTGAATCCCTTCCGGCCCGGGGACAGCGAGCCTCCCCCGGCACCCGGGGCCCAGCGCGCACAGATGGGCCGGGTGGGCGAGATTCCCCCGCCGCCCCCGGAAG ACTttcccctgcctccacctcccctggCTGGGGATGGCGACGATGCGGAAGGTGCTCTGGGAGGTGCCTTCCCGCCGCCCCCTCCCCCGATCGAGGAATCATTTCCCCCTGCGCCTCTGGAGGAGGAGATCTTCCCTTCCCCGCCGCCTCctctggaggaggagggagggcctGAGGCCCCCATACCGTCCCCACCGCAG CCCAGGGAGAAGGTGAGCAGTATTGATTTGGAGATAGACTCTCTGTCCTCACTGCTGGATGACATGACCAAGAATGATCCTTTCAAAGCTCGG GTATCATCTGGATATGTACCCCCACCAGTGGCCACTCCATTCATTTCTAAGTCCAGTACTAAGCCTGCAGCTGGGGGCACAGCACCCCTGCCTCCTTGGAAGGCCCCTTCCAGCTCCCAGCCTCTGCCCCAGGTTCCGGCTCCAGCTCAGAGCCAGACACAGTTCCATGTTCAGCCCCAGCCCAAGCCTCAGGTCCAACTCCATGTCcagtcccagccccagcctgTGTCTTTGGCTAACACTCAGCCCCGAGGTCCCCCGGCCTCATCTCCGGCTCCAGCCCCTAAGTTTTCTCCAGTGACTCCTAAGTTTACTCCTGTGGCTTCCAAGTTCAGTCCTGGAGCCCCAGGTGGATCTGGGTCACAGCCAAATCAAAAATTGGGGCATCCCGAAGCTCTTTCCGCTAGCACAGGctcccctcaacctcccagcttCACCTATGCTCAGCAGAGGGAGAAGCCCCGAGTGCAGGAGAAGCAGCACCCCGTGCCCCCACCGGCTCAGAACCAAAACCAG gtgcgctCCCCTGGGGCCCCAGGGCCCCTGACTCTGAAGGAGGTGGAGGAGTTGGAGCAGCTGACCCAGCAGCTAATGCAGGACATGGAGCATCCTCAGAGGCAGAACGTGGCCGTCAACG AACTCTGCGGTCGATGCCATCAACCCCTGGCCCGGGCGCAGCCGGCCGTCCGCGCTCTGGGGCAGCTGTTCCACATCGCCTGCTTCACCTGCCACCAGTGCGTGCAGCAGCTCCAGGGCCAGCAGTTCTACAGCCTGGAGGGGGCGCCGTACTGCGAGGGCTGCTACACT GACACCCTGGAGAAGTGCAACACCTGCGGGGAGCCCATCACTGACCGCATGCTGAGGGCCACGGGCAAGGCCTATCACCCGCACTGCTTCACCTGCGTGGTCTGTGCCCGCCCCCTGGAGGGCACCTCCTTCATTGTGGACCAGGCCAACCGGCCCCACTGTGTCCCCGACTACCACAA GCAGTACGCCCCGAGGTGCTCCGTCTGCTCTGAGCCAATCATGCCTGAGCCTGGCCGAGATGAGACTGTGCGAGTGGTTGCCCTGGACAAGAACTTCCACATGAAGTGTTACAAGTGTGAG GACTGCGGGAAGCCCCTGTCGATTGAGGCAGATGACAATGGCTGCTTCCCCCTGGACGGTCACGTGCTCTGTCGGAAGTGCCACACTGCTAGAGCCCAGAGCTGA
- the ZYX gene encoding zyxin isoform X2, whose product MGVAKGSWDRPGLLSPAPRCVTRRPTPAARPGPAMAAPRPSPAISVSVSAPAFYAPQKKFGPVVAPKPKVNPFRPGDSEPPPAPGAQRAQMGRVGEIPPPPPEDFPLPPPPLAGDGDDAEGALGGAFPPPPPPIEESFPPAPLEEEIFPSPPPPLEEEGGPEAPIPSPPQVSSGYVPPPVATPFISKSSTKPAAGGTAPLPPWKAPSSSQPLPQVPAPAQSQTQFHVQPQPKPQVQLHVQSQPQPVSLANTQPRGPPASSPAPAPKFSPVTPKFTPVASKFSPGAPGGSGSQPNQKLGHPEALSASTGSPQPPSFTYAQQREKPRVQEKQHPVPPPAQNQNQVRSPGAPGPLTLKEVEELEQLTQQLMQDMEHPQRQNVAVNELCGRCHQPLARAQPAVRALGQLFHIACFTCHQCVQQLQGQQFYSLEGAPYCEGCYTDTLEKCNTCGEPITDRMLRATGKAYHPHCFTCVVCARPLEGTSFIVDQANRPHCVPDYHKQYAPRCSVCSEPIMPEPGRDETVRVVALDKNFHMKCYKCEDCGKPLSIEADDNGCFPLDGHVLCRKCHTARAQS is encoded by the exons ATGGGGGTCGCCAAGGGGAGCTGGGACCGCCCGGGGCTTCTGAGCCCGGCTCCGCGCTGCGTAACCCGGCGACCCACCCCAGcagcccggcccggcccggccatGGCGGCCCCCCGCCCGTCTCCCGCGATCTCCGTTTCGGTCTCGGCTCCGGCTTTTTACGCCCCGCAGAAGAAGTTCGGCCCTGTGGTGGCCCCAAAGCCCAAAGTGAATCCCTTCCGGCCCGGGGACAGCGAGCCTCCCCCGGCACCCGGGGCCCAGCGCGCACAGATGGGCCGGGTGGGCGAGATTCCCCCGCCGCCCCCGGAAG ACTttcccctgcctccacctcccctggCTGGGGATGGCGACGATGCGGAAGGTGCTCTGGGAGGTGCCTTCCCGCCGCCCCCTCCCCCGATCGAGGAATCATTTCCCCCTGCGCCTCTGGAGGAGGAGATCTTCCCTTCCCCGCCGCCTCctctggaggaggagggagggcctGAGGCCCCCATACCGTCCCCACCGCAG GTATCATCTGGATATGTACCCCCACCAGTGGCCACTCCATTCATTTCTAAGTCCAGTACTAAGCCTGCAGCTGGGGGCACAGCACCCCTGCCTCCTTGGAAGGCCCCTTCCAGCTCCCAGCCTCTGCCCCAGGTTCCGGCTCCAGCTCAGAGCCAGACACAGTTCCATGTTCAGCCCCAGCCCAAGCCTCAGGTCCAACTCCATGTCcagtcccagccccagcctgTGTCTTTGGCTAACACTCAGCCCCGAGGTCCCCCGGCCTCATCTCCGGCTCCAGCCCCTAAGTTTTCTCCAGTGACTCCTAAGTTTACTCCTGTGGCTTCCAAGTTCAGTCCTGGAGCCCCAGGTGGATCTGGGTCACAGCCAAATCAAAAATTGGGGCATCCCGAAGCTCTTTCCGCTAGCACAGGctcccctcaacctcccagcttCACCTATGCTCAGCAGAGGGAGAAGCCCCGAGTGCAGGAGAAGCAGCACCCCGTGCCCCCACCGGCTCAGAACCAAAACCAG gtgcgctCCCCTGGGGCCCCAGGGCCCCTGACTCTGAAGGAGGTGGAGGAGTTGGAGCAGCTGACCCAGCAGCTAATGCAGGACATGGAGCATCCTCAGAGGCAGAACGTGGCCGTCAACG AACTCTGCGGTCGATGCCATCAACCCCTGGCCCGGGCGCAGCCGGCCGTCCGCGCTCTGGGGCAGCTGTTCCACATCGCCTGCTTCACCTGCCACCAGTGCGTGCAGCAGCTCCAGGGCCAGCAGTTCTACAGCCTGGAGGGGGCGCCGTACTGCGAGGGCTGCTACACT GACACCCTGGAGAAGTGCAACACCTGCGGGGAGCCCATCACTGACCGCATGCTGAGGGCCACGGGCAAGGCCTATCACCCGCACTGCTTCACCTGCGTGGTCTGTGCCCGCCCCCTGGAGGGCACCTCCTTCATTGTGGACCAGGCCAACCGGCCCCACTGTGTCCCCGACTACCACAA GCAGTACGCCCCGAGGTGCTCCGTCTGCTCTGAGCCAATCATGCCTGAGCCTGGCCGAGATGAGACTGTGCGAGTGGTTGCCCTGGACAAGAACTTCCACATGAAGTGTTACAAGTGTGAG GACTGCGGGAAGCCCCTGTCGATTGAGGCAGATGACAATGGCTGCTTCCCCCTGGACGGTCACGTGCTCTGTCGGAAGTGCCACACTGCTAGAGCCCAGAGCTGA
- the ZYX gene encoding zyxin isoform X1, with amino-acid sequence MGVAKGSWDRPGLLSPAPRCVTRRPTPAARPGPAMAAPRPSPAISVSVSAPAFYAPQKKFGPVVAPKPKVNPFRPGDSEPPPAPGAQRAQMGRVGEIPPPPPEDFPLPPPPLAGDGDDAEGALGGAFPPPPPPIEESFPPAPLEEEIFPSPPPPLEEEGGPEAPIPSPPQPREKVSSIDLEIDSLSSLLDDMTKNDPFKARVSSGYVPPPVATPFISKSSTKPAAGGTAPLPPWKAPSSSQPLPQVPAPAQSQTQFHVQPQPKPQVQLHVQSQPQPVSLANTQPRGPPASSPAPAPKFSPVTPKFTPVASKFSPGAPGGSGSQPNQKLGHPEALSASTGSPQPPSFTYAQQREKPRVQEKQHPVPPPAQNQNQVRSPGAPGPLTLKEVEELEQLTQQLMQDMEHPQRQNVAVNELCGRCHQPLARAQPAVRALGQLFHIACFTCHQCVQQLQGQQFYSLEGAPYCEGCYTDTLEKCNTCGEPITDRMLRATGKAYHPHCFTCVVCARPLEGTSFIVDQANRPHCVPDYHKQYAPRCSVCSEPIMPEPGRDETVRVVALDKNFHMKCYKCEDCGKPLSIEADDNGCFPLDGHVLCRKCHTARAQS; translated from the exons ATGGGGGTCGCCAAGGGGAGCTGGGACCGCCCGGGGCTTCTGAGCCCGGCTCCGCGCTGCGTAACCCGGCGACCCACCCCAGcagcccggcccggcccggccatGGCGGCCCCCCGCCCGTCTCCCGCGATCTCCGTTTCGGTCTCGGCTCCGGCTTTTTACGCCCCGCAGAAGAAGTTCGGCCCTGTGGTGGCCCCAAAGCCCAAAGTGAATCCCTTCCGGCCCGGGGACAGCGAGCCTCCCCCGGCACCCGGGGCCCAGCGCGCACAGATGGGCCGGGTGGGCGAGATTCCCCCGCCGCCCCCGGAAG ACTttcccctgcctccacctcccctggCTGGGGATGGCGACGATGCGGAAGGTGCTCTGGGAGGTGCCTTCCCGCCGCCCCCTCCCCCGATCGAGGAATCATTTCCCCCTGCGCCTCTGGAGGAGGAGATCTTCCCTTCCCCGCCGCCTCctctggaggaggagggagggcctGAGGCCCCCATACCGTCCCCACCGCAG CCCAGGGAGAAGGTGAGCAGTATTGATTTGGAGATAGACTCTCTGTCCTCACTGCTGGATGACATGACCAAGAATGATCCTTTCAAAGCTCGG GTATCATCTGGATATGTACCCCCACCAGTGGCCACTCCATTCATTTCTAAGTCCAGTACTAAGCCTGCAGCTGGGGGCACAGCACCCCTGCCTCCTTGGAAGGCCCCTTCCAGCTCCCAGCCTCTGCCCCAGGTTCCGGCTCCAGCTCAGAGCCAGACACAGTTCCATGTTCAGCCCCAGCCCAAGCCTCAGGTCCAACTCCATGTCcagtcccagccccagcctgTGTCTTTGGCTAACACTCAGCCCCGAGGTCCCCCGGCCTCATCTCCGGCTCCAGCCCCTAAGTTTTCTCCAGTGACTCCTAAGTTTACTCCTGTGGCTTCCAAGTTCAGTCCTGGAGCCCCAGGTGGATCTGGGTCACAGCCAAATCAAAAATTGGGGCATCCCGAAGCTCTTTCCGCTAGCACAGGctcccctcaacctcccagcttCACCTATGCTCAGCAGAGGGAGAAGCCCCGAGTGCAGGAGAAGCAGCACCCCGTGCCCCCACCGGCTCAGAACCAAAACCAG gtgcgctCCCCTGGGGCCCCAGGGCCCCTGACTCTGAAGGAGGTGGAGGAGTTGGAGCAGCTGACCCAGCAGCTAATGCAGGACATGGAGCATCCTCAGAGGCAGAACGTGGCCGTCAACG AACTCTGCGGTCGATGCCATCAACCCCTGGCCCGGGCGCAGCCGGCCGTCCGCGCTCTGGGGCAGCTGTTCCACATCGCCTGCTTCACCTGCCACCAGTGCGTGCAGCAGCTCCAGGGCCAGCAGTTCTACAGCCTGGAGGGGGCGCCGTACTGCGAGGGCTGCTACACT GACACCCTGGAGAAGTGCAACACCTGCGGGGAGCCCATCACTGACCGCATGCTGAGGGCCACGGGCAAGGCCTATCACCCGCACTGCTTCACCTGCGTGGTCTGTGCCCGCCCCCTGGAGGGCACCTCCTTCATTGTGGACCAGGCCAACCGGCCCCACTGTGTCCCCGACTACCACAA GCAGTACGCCCCGAGGTGCTCCGTCTGCTCTGAGCCAATCATGCCTGAGCCTGGCCGAGATGAGACTGTGCGAGTGGTTGCCCTGGACAAGAACTTCCACATGAAGTGTTACAAGTGTGAG GACTGCGGGAAGCCCCTGTCGATTGAGGCAGATGACAATGGCTGCTTCCCCCTGGACGGTCACGTGCTCTGTCGGAAGTGCCACACTGCTAGAGCCCAGAGCTGA